The DNA segment GGGTGGGCCTGGCGACGACACCCACGGCCGACTTCTACGACCTGGTGGTGATCGGCGGCGGTCCGGCCGGACTGGGCGCGGCCGTGTACGGGGCCTCTGAGGGGCTGCGGACCGTCCTCGTGGAGCGGTCGGCGACGGGCGGGCAGGCCGGGCAGAGCTCCCGGATCGAGAACTACCTCGGCTTCCCCGACGGCGTCTCCGGTGCCCAGCTCACCGACCGGGCGCGGCGGCAGGCGACCAGGTTCGGCGCCGAGATCCTCACCGCGCGCGAGGTGACGCGGCTGGAGATCAACGGGGCGGCGCGGATCGTGCACTTCGCGGACGGCACGGCGATCGCGGCGCACAGCGTGATCCTGGCGACGGGCGTGCAGTACCGGCAGCTTGAGGCCGAGGGCTGCCTCGACCTGACCGGCTGCGGGGTGTTCTACGGCTCCGCGCTGACCGAGGCGGCCTCCTGCCAGGACCACGACGTGTACATCGTCGGCGGCGCCAACTCGGCCGGGCAGGCGGCGATGTACCTGGCCCGGTACGCCAAGTCGGTGACGCTGCTGGTGCGCGGGGCCGACCTGTCGGCGTCGATGTCGCACTACCTGGTCCAGCAGATCGACGACGCCCCGAACATCTCGGTGCGCCCGCACACGGTGGTCGACGCCGCGCACGGCTCGGACCGCCTGGAGCGGCTGACGCTGCGCCATGTGGCCAGCGGGGAGAGCGAACAGGTCGACGCGCAGTGGATGTTCGTGTTCATCGGCGCGGCCCCGCTCACCGACTGGCTGGGTGACTCGGTGCTGCGGGACGCGCGGGGGTTCATCCTGGCCGGGCCCGACCTGACCGCCGACGGGCGGCCGCCGGCCGGCTGGGAGCTGGACCGGCCGCCGTACCACCTGGAGACCAGTGTGCCGGGCGTGTTCGTGGCGGGCGACGCGCGCGCGGAGTCCGCCAAGCGCGTCGCGTCCGCCGTCGGAGAGGGAGCCATGGCCGTCATGCTCGTCCACCGGTATCTGGAGCAGTCGTGAGCGGGCAGCTCATGCCGTGCAGCCCGCAGGAGATCGGCTCCCTGTTCCTGTTCGAGAAGCTGGCGCCCGAGCAGTTGGGGCGGCTGTGCGGCGCGGGCCGGATCGAGCTGTTCCCGCCCGGCCCGGTGTACACCGAGGGCGAACCCGCCACCTGCTTCTACGTGATGCTGGAGGGCACGGTGGTGCTCTCCCGCCGGGTCGGCGCCGATGACGTGGAGGTGACGCGGACCTCGCAGCGCGGGGTGTACGCGGGCGCCATGCAGGCGTATCTGGGGGACCGGGTGCGGCAGGTGTACAACAACTCGATGCGGGTGACGGAGCCGACGCGGTTCTTCGTGCTGCCGGCGGAGACCTTCGCGGAGATCATGAGCGAGTGGTTCCCGATGGCCGTGCACCTGCTGGAGGGGTTGTTCTACGGCTCGAAGAACGCCCAGGCGACGGTCGGGCAGCGCGAACGGCTGCTGGCCCTCGGCTCGTTGTCCGCGGGGCTGACGCATGAGCTGAACAACCCCGCCGCGGCCGCCGTCCGGGCGACGGCCTCGCTGCGGGAGCGGGTCGCGAAGATGCGGCACAAGCTCGCCATGATCGCCGAATCACCCTTCTCCCACGAGGCCTTGGCGAACCTGATCGAGATCCAGGAGCGCACCGCCGAGCGGGTCTCCAAGGCGCCGTCGCTCAGCCCGCTGGAGGTGTCCGACCGGGAGGACGCGCTCGCGGACTGGCTGGACGACCACGGTGTCGAGGGCGGCTGGCGGATCGCGCCGGTCTTCGTGCAGGCGGGACTCGACACCGACTGGCTGGAGCAGGTCGCGGCGGCCGTCGGCGAGGAGATCCTGCCCGGGGCGGTGGGCTGGCTCAACTACACCGTCGAGACCGAGCTGTTGATGAACGAGATCGAGGACTCCACCACCCGGATCACGCATCTGGTCGACGCGGCCAAGCAGTACTCGCAGCTGGACCGGGCGCCCTACCGGGTGGTGGACGTGCACGAACTCCTCGACAGCACCCTGCTGATGCTGTCCGCCAAGATCGGCCCGCGCATCGACGTCGTGAAGGAGTACGACCGCACGCTCCCACCGGTGCCCGCCTATCCGGCGGAGCTGAACCAGGTGTGGACGAACCTCGTCGACAACGCGGTGTCGGCCATCGACAGCGCGGGCGGGGACGGCACGCTGACCGTGCGGACGACGTCCGACCACGAGTGGCTGGTGGTGGAGTTCCGGGACACGGGACCCGGTGTCCCGCCGGACATCAAGGACCGGATCTTCGA comes from the Streptomyces sp. NBC_00820 genome and includes:
- a CDS encoding ATP-binding protein; this encodes MSGQLMPCSPQEIGSLFLFEKLAPEQLGRLCGAGRIELFPPGPVYTEGEPATCFYVMLEGTVVLSRRVGADDVEVTRTSQRGVYAGAMQAYLGDRVRQVYNNSMRVTEPTRFFVLPAETFAEIMSEWFPMAVHLLEGLFYGSKNAQATVGQRERLLALGSLSAGLTHELNNPAAAAVRATASLRERVAKMRHKLAMIAESPFSHEALANLIEIQERTAERVSKAPSLSPLEVSDREDALADWLDDHGVEGGWRIAPVFVQAGLDTDWLEQVAAAVGEEILPGAVGWLNYTVETELLMNEIEDSTTRITHLVDAAKQYSQLDRAPYRVVDVHELLDSTLLMLSAKIGPRIDVVKEYDRTLPPVPAYPAELNQVWTNLVDNAVSAIDSAGGDGTLTVRTTSDHEWLVVEFRDTGPGVPPDIKDRIFDPFFTTKPVGEGTGLGLDISWRIVVNKHHGALRVESVPGDTRFQVFLPLTAETPDEESGPTPEEAV
- a CDS encoding FAD-dependent oxidoreductase codes for the protein MAQAADAARTVILTVDDDPGVSRAVARDLRRRYGASYRIVRAESGESALDALRELKLRGDLVAVILADYRMPQMNGIEFLEQALDVYPGARRVLLTAYADTGAAIDAINVVDLDHYLLKPWDPPEEKLYPVLDDLLQAWRCSDYRPVPATKVVGHRWSARSSDVREFLARNQVPYRWYSVEEPEGRRLLAAAGQDGRRLPLVITPDGTVLVEPEAPELAARVGLATTPTADFYDLVVIGGGPAGLGAAVYGASEGLRTVLVERSATGGQAGQSSRIENYLGFPDGVSGAQLTDRARRQATRFGAEILTAREVTRLEINGAARIVHFADGTAIAAHSVILATGVQYRQLEAEGCLDLTGCGVFYGSALTEAASCQDHDVYIVGGANSAGQAAMYLARYAKSVTLLVRGADLSASMSHYLVQQIDDAPNISVRPHTVVDAAHGSDRLERLTLRHVASGESEQVDAQWMFVFIGAAPLTDWLGDSVLRDARGFILAGPDLTADGRPPAGWELDRPPYHLETSVPGVFVAGDARAESAKRVASAVGEGAMAVMLVHRYLEQS